In Luteimonas sp. MC1750, the following proteins share a genomic window:
- a CDS encoding UvrD-helicase domain-containing protein, with the protein MEFLVIIGLLWLIGAIFGKKTPPPAVPPPRPAPKPPVDPVLEAQRRAKEKQEDDAFHEALQQWLTRVRSFTGRSAGPFVAQPAPPQQIVEQALKPVLGHFLHGGPWLAKGAIHRFLADNPAPIHPSKSWKHLVGQVSPEETLRPRFEAHNRLCLDAKKRVLKEFFDTVEKNPLTDEQIHACVCMDDAVMVVAAAGSGKTSTMVAKTGYALKEGLAAPEQILLLAFNRATADEVGQRITEQLRGVPNVSKVRSNTFHAFGIEVIGKATGKRPSLAPWVSPDNPGGDVREVGAIIDQLCAGDPQFKKDWDLFRMVYGRDVGKWGQRQEPEAYGDGKQGFLTANGDIVKSKEERTICDWLFYNGVEYEYERAYEHDTATEYHRQYFPDFYYPQAKLYHEHFALNAKGQPPKEFKGYLSGVEWKRQIHKDKGTALIETTSHSLSTGRWIAQLEAELTRCGVVLNFDPNREAPGLPPVSQEELARSFRVFQQHVKNNSLTHAQLHAALAEQSEEGFAARLRMYLSIYERIAKEWERRLRAGGFIDFEDMLILAAEHVESGRYKSPYTIILADEFQDSSRARIRLLKALAANPGVPTHLCVVGDDWQGINRFAGSDISVMTEFEKTFEHSTRLSLNTTFRCPQHLCDVSSQFIQANPAQIKKKVKTTNPLTKTPLLAFGFQTEGAMIEHVQAQLELMDWAMRAGKLTPAKGRHMTVMLLGRYRDDRPVALDQWKARFANTIQLDFYTAHGSKGLEAEYVFVLNVVQGTRGFPSQIQDDPALQLAMPVPDPFPYAEERRLFYVAMTRARKQVRFYTTLGKPSQFLVELVKAKHLEIEPVDGEAVDPCPQCGQGVLQLRPGRHGAFYGCSRFPGCDYTRRVAEGEQVRQLPAARSQRITQPVEVGDPCPICQEGRIEKKNGRTGPFYGCSRYRQGCKATGNINPRARA; encoded by the coding sequence ATGGAATTTCTCGTAATTATCGGACTGCTGTGGCTCATCGGGGCGATCTTCGGAAAGAAGACGCCCCCGCCTGCTGTGCCCCCACCACGTCCTGCGCCGAAGCCGCCCGTCGATCCAGTGTTAGAGGCCCAGCGGAGGGCCAAGGAGAAACAAGAGGACGACGCCTTCCATGAGGCGCTGCAGCAGTGGCTGACAAGGGTTCGCAGCTTCACGGGCAGGAGCGCAGGTCCATTTGTGGCTCAACCTGCTCCACCTCAGCAGATCGTCGAGCAAGCGCTCAAACCAGTGCTGGGGCACTTTCTCCACGGAGGTCCTTGGCTCGCGAAGGGCGCAATACACCGCTTTTTGGCCGACAATCCCGCTCCCATCCATCCGAGCAAGTCCTGGAAGCACTTGGTTGGTCAGGTGTCGCCTGAGGAAACCCTCCGTCCCCGTTTCGAGGCGCACAACCGACTCTGCCTTGACGCTAAGAAGAGGGTGCTCAAGGAGTTCTTCGACACGGTCGAGAAGAATCCGCTGACCGACGAACAGATCCATGCGTGTGTGTGCATGGATGACGCAGTTATGGTCGTAGCCGCTGCAGGCTCAGGTAAGACGTCGACCATGGTGGCAAAGACCGGCTACGCCCTCAAAGAGGGGCTGGCAGCCCCTGAGCAAATTCTGCTCTTGGCATTCAACCGGGCAACAGCAGACGAGGTGGGCCAGCGCATCACCGAACAGCTGCGGGGCGTGCCCAATGTCAGCAAGGTGCGGTCGAACACCTTCCACGCCTTCGGCATCGAAGTCATCGGCAAGGCCACGGGAAAGAGGCCGTCCTTGGCCCCGTGGGTCAGCCCTGACAATCCGGGCGGGGACGTTCGCGAGGTCGGCGCAATCATCGACCAGCTGTGTGCCGGCGACCCCCAGTTCAAGAAAGACTGGGATCTGTTCCGGATGGTCTATGGCCGGGACGTGGGCAAGTGGGGGCAGCGCCAAGAGCCTGAGGCCTATGGAGACGGGAAGCAGGGCTTCCTCACGGCCAATGGAGACATCGTCAAGAGCAAGGAAGAGCGCACGATCTGCGACTGGCTGTTCTACAACGGAGTGGAGTACGAGTACGAGCGGGCGTACGAGCACGACACGGCCACCGAGTACCACCGCCAGTACTTCCCTGACTTTTACTACCCCCAGGCCAAGCTGTATCACGAGCATTTCGCGCTCAACGCCAAGGGGCAGCCGCCCAAGGAGTTCAAGGGCTATCTGTCTGGCGTTGAGTGGAAAAGACAGATCCACAAGGACAAGGGTACTGCCCTGATCGAGACCACCTCCCACTCGCTTTCTACGGGGCGGTGGATTGCTCAGTTGGAGGCCGAGCTGACCCGATGCGGGGTCGTGCTGAACTTCGACCCCAATCGTGAGGCACCGGGTCTTCCACCTGTCTCACAAGAAGAGTTGGCCCGTTCCTTCCGGGTCTTCCAGCAGCACGTCAAGAACAACAGCCTGACCCATGCTCAGCTTCATGCAGCCTTGGCCGAGCAGTCCGAGGAAGGCTTCGCCGCTCGTCTTCGCATGTACCTGTCCATCTATGAGCGTATCGCCAAGGAATGGGAGCGCCGGCTTCGGGCAGGCGGTTTCATTGACTTCGAAGACATGCTCATCCTGGCTGCAGAGCATGTGGAGTCGGGCCGCTACAAGAGCCCCTACACCATCATTCTGGCCGATGAATTCCAGGACAGCTCCCGGGCCCGAATTCGGCTGCTGAAAGCCCTGGCAGCCAATCCGGGCGTGCCAACGCATTTGTGCGTGGTGGGCGATGACTGGCAGGGCATCAACCGCTTTGCCGGCTCGGATATCTCGGTGATGACCGAGTTCGAGAAGACCTTCGAGCACTCCACCCGCCTGAGCTTGAACACGACCTTCCGCTGCCCCCAGCACCTGTGCGATGTGTCCAGCCAGTTCATCCAGGCCAACCCTGCCCAGATCAAGAAGAAGGTCAAGACGACCAACCCCCTGACGAAAACACCACTGCTGGCCTTCGGCTTCCAGACCGAGGGGGCGATGATCGAGCACGTCCAGGCCCAGCTCGAGCTCATGGACTGGGCGATGAGGGCTGGCAAGCTCACCCCCGCCAAGGGCAGGCATATGACCGTGATGCTGCTGGGCCGCTATCGGGATGACAGGCCAGTTGCGCTGGACCAGTGGAAGGCACGCTTCGCCAACACCATCCAGCTGGATTTCTATACCGCACACGGTTCCAAGGGCTTGGAGGCCGAGTACGTCTTCGTGCTCAACGTCGTCCAGGGTACGCGAGGCTTCCCCAGCCAGATCCAAGATGACCCGGCGCTACAGCTGGCTATGCCCGTGCCGGATCCGTTCCCCTACGCAGAAGAACGCCGGCTGTTCTATGTGGCCATGACCCGCGCCCGCAAGCAGGTGCGGTTCTACACCACCCTGGGCAAGCCTTCCCAGTTCCTCGTTGAGCTGGTCAAAGCAAAGCATCTGGAGATTGAGCCGGTGGACGGGGAGGCGGTAGACCCCTGTCCGCAGTGTGGCCAAGGGGTGCTGCAGCTGCGACCCGGACGGCATGGGGCGTTCTACGGCTGTTCTCGGTTCCCCGGCTGCGACTACACCCGGCGAGTGGCGGAGGGCGAGCAGGTCCGCCAGCTTCCAGCTGCCAGATCCCAGAGGATCACCCAGCCCGTTGAGGTTGGCGACCCTTGTCCCATCTGCCAAGAAGGGAGGATCGAGAAGAAGAATGGTCGAACAGGGCCCTTCTACGGCTGCTCCCGCTACCGGCAAGGGTGTAAGGCCACTGGCAACATCAATCCTCGGGCGCGGGCATGA